From one Populus alba chromosome 17, ASM523922v2, whole genome shotgun sequence genomic stretch:
- the LOC118048679 gene encoding purple acid phosphatase 15 translates to MGLVSVLLISFCVLSISLVGTDNIVVGIPTTLDGPFKPVTVPLDKTFRGHAVDLPDTDPRVQRVVQGFEPEQISVSLSTTHDSVWISWITGDFQIGESIKPLNPKTVASVVRYGRLRFPLIHKATGYSLVYNQLYPFVGLQNYTSGIIHHVRLTGLKPNTLYHYQCGDPSIPAMSSTYYFKTMPASGPKSYPSRIAIVGDLGLTYNTTSTVDHMIGNNPDLILLVGDVCYSNLYLTNGTGADCYSCSFSQTPIHETYQPRWDFWGRYMQPVTSKIPIMVVEGNHEIEKQVENQTFVAYSSRFAFPSKESGSSSTFYYSFNAGGIHFIMLGGYIAYNKSAHQYKWLEKDLAKVDRTVTPWLVATWHPPWYSTYKAHYREAECMRTAMEDLLYQYGVDIIFNGHVHAYERSNRVYNYTLDPCGPVHITVGDGGNREKMAIAHADEPGNCPDPSTTPDEYMGGFCAFNFTSGPAAGKFCWDRQPDYSAYRESSFGHGIFEVKNETHALWTWHRNQDMYNSPGDQIYIVRQPERCPTEPKHFYPALSKNSPCPESWKIVYLLFSCLN, encoded by the exons ATGGGTTTGGTATCGGTGCTACTGATCTCGTTTTGTGTTCTGTCTATAAGCTTGGTCGGCACTGATAATATTGTTGTTGGGATACCAACAACTCTTGATGGACCCTTTAAGCCAGTGACTGTCCCTCTCGATAAAACTTTTAGAGGACATGCTGTGGACTTGCCTGATACAGACCCTCGAGTTCAAAGGGTTGTTCAAGGTTTTGAGCCTGAACAGATTTCTGTGTCCCTCTCTACTACTCATGATTCTGTTTGGATTTCTTGGATTACAG GGGATTTTCAAATTGGGGAAAGCATAAAACCATTGAATCCTAAAACTGTTGCTAGTGTTGTTCGATATGGAAGGTTAAGATTTCCACTTATTCACAAAGCTACTGGTTATTCCCTTGTTTACAACCAGTTGTATCCTTTCGTAGGCCTCCAGAACTACACTTCTGGGATCATACACCATGTCCGTCTAACAG GGTTAAAACCCAACACACTTTACCATTATCAATGTGGAGATCCTTCAATACCAGCAATGAGCAGTACATATTACTTTAAGACGATGCCGGCTTCTGGCCCCAAGAGTTACCCAAGCAGAATAGCAATAGTGGGGGACCTAGGTCTCACGTACAATACAACCTCGACAGTTGATCACATGATTGGAAACAATCCTGATCTTATTTTACTGGTTGGAGATGTTTGTTATTCTAACTTGTACCTTACCAATGGAACTGGGGCTGATTGCTACTCCTGCTCCTTTTCTCAAACTCCCATCCATGAAACCTATCAGCCTCGCTGGGATTTCTGGGGAAG ATATATGCAGCCTGTGACATCTAAAATTCCAATAATGGTGGTAGAAGGGAACCATGAGAtagaaaaacaagttgaaaaccAGACATTTGTTGCTTATAGTTCTCGATTTGCGTTCCCATCCAAGGAAAGTGGATCATCCTCCACATTCTATTACTCTTTCAACGCTGGTGGGATACATTTCATAATGCTGGGTGGCTACATTGCCTACAACAAATCAG CGCATCAATACAAGTGGTTGGAGAAAGATCTTGCCAAGGTTGACAGAACAGTGACCCCATGGTTGGTGGCTACCTGGCACCCTCCTTGGTACAGCACCTACAAGGCGCATTATAGAGAAGCAGAATGTATGAGGACAGCAATGGAAGATTTGCTTTATCAGTATGGTGTTGACATAATCTTTAATGGCCAT GTACATGCCTACGAGAGGTCTAACCGGGTATACAACTACACTTTGGATCCTTGTGGTCCTGTTCATATCACCGTCGGTGATGGTGGAAACCGAGAGAAGATGGCCATTGCACATGCTGACGAACCCGGTAACTGTCCTGATCCATCCACTACACCAGATGAGTACATGGGCGGTTTCTGTGCATTCAATTTTACATCAGGGCCAGCAGCTGGAAAATTCTGCTGGGACCGGCAGCCCGATTATAGCGCGTACAGAGAAAGTAGCTTTGGTCATGGGATTTTTGAG GTCAAAAATGAGACTCATGCTCTATGGACATGGCACCGAAATCAGGACATGTACAATTCTCCCGGAGATCAGATTTACATAGTACGGCAGCCTGAGAGGTGCCCAACTGAACCAAAG CACTTTTACCCTGCCTTGTCTAAGAATTCTCCATGCCCAGAATCATGGAAGATTGTCTACTTACTTTTCTCGTGTCTTAACTAG